In the Glycine max cultivar Williams 82 chromosome 19, Glycine_max_v4.0, whole genome shotgun sequence genome, CTTCTCTGTGGGAACAATACCCAAAAACAAACAATATCAAAAGTAACTATACTAGCCTTCATAATCTTACTTATATTTTCACTCACCACACTGTCTTGTTCCATGTTTAGTTACTATTCACTCTTGAAGatcaacaaatataagcaaTCAAACATTGCAATTGATGATTTGAGTGAGCCACAAAGCTCGCCCTCAACACCTGTGAAGAAGTGTAACATTTTCAGTGGGGAATGGGTGCCAAATCCAGAGGCACCATATTACACAAACACAACATGTTGGGCAATTCATGAGCACCAAAATTGCATGAAGCATGGGAGGCCTGATTCTGAGTTCATGAAGTGGAGGTGGAAGCCAAATGAGTGTGAACTCCCCATATTCAACCCCCTCCAGTTCCTAGAAATTATGAGGGGAAAATCTATGGCTTTTATTGGAGACTCCACAAGCAGAAATCACATGCAGTCTATGATTTGCCTCCTTTCAAGGGTAagtctcttctatttttcttatatatttattttttaagatgtcATCTAAAACTCTGGTTCCAcgattattattactattttttcctttttgtcctttttCTAGATGCTTGAATTCTGATATCAATTGGGTAATTGCTTTGATGGTATCTAATTGCGTAGCAAGGCTGCATCTGAATGTACTATATATTGTGTCCTCCAAGGCTTCATGAAAAACAGAGTCAagtcattttttctttaaattatatgACATAAGTTCATGCTTTTCTTTACTTCCCAGTCCCCACTAGCTATAAGATAGTGTCATGAATTAGTGCATACAAATCTGAAAGCTCAATCAGAAAATATAACTTCATAGTACTGCTCTAAATAAGTTATATATCTGTAAAACTGTTAAAGTAGTTAACAAGTtaactgaaaattaaaaaatagttggtAGTTGAAACTGTTAAATGATTTTGTTGAATTATAAGtgattgataaaataatttactaacAAAGTATATAATGACTTATAGATGagatatttgatatttaaaattgtttttattatatatattattatttatttaatattccttttaaaaaaataatattaaaattaaaaattaaactaatccaaattgttttatatttcatagtatctaatttaaattttaacaaacagTTGGGGTGATAAATTGAGAAAACTAATGGATCATTAAAtcgaatgatttttcttttaaaatttattatattgaatATGCAAACACCCCCAACATtgtatatttattcaattatataGGGTTGACAATAGGGAAGGTATAAGTAATTTGTATGAGATCTTAAGTTCAAATTTTATTGTTCCTTCTTTGTACTaaataataattgtattttttaatataatttcactCTTCTGTTTTGATTTTTATGGCCTCACCAAATTATTCTTACATGGATCTCTTTTCAAAGTTCTAATTATATCGACATtcctaaccttttttttttaaaaaaaaaacatacctagctaacataaaagaatactgaaataagtttaaaaaaatgtctaCATGAGTATCAAGAGAAATAGACCAGTTCCTAAACTATATATATGTggttatgtatatataattttacttttggATTTTAACATCATGTACATATTTTATATCTATGGTTACTAACTGAAATTTAGTGgttattaaggataaaatttaGCAATCATTACTTGATTGGTTCAATAAtacttgatataattttttttcagaagcaattataatataattgcctaaactaattaaactatcaaaaggaattaattttaaaatccatTTAACAATTGAGAAAATTCCTACTATCGTCGTTTTGAGCTTTATATCCAACAAATAACCGAAGTGATATTGGATCTTTGGTTGTAGATAAACATTTTAATCTTCTCATaaatttgtgtttgtgtgtgcgCATACATTGTATTTGTGGTCTAAATTGTTAAATCTTAATATTTCTAACTTTGTAGGTGGAGTGGCCCATAGATGTATCCCAAGTGAATGATCTTTCCTTCAAGCGATGGAAGTACTTAAGCTATAACTTCACTATAGCTAATTTTTGGACACCTCATCTAGTTAGAGCTAAAAAAACGGATTCAAATAGTGTCCTCTTCAATGTTTACCTTGATGAGTTTGATGAAACATGGACAACTCAAATTAAAGAGTTTGACTATGTCATTATCAATGGAGGACAGTGGTTCTTGGGGCCCATGGTGTTCtatgagaaacaaaaaattgttgGATGTCAATACTGTGACATAGAAAATGTCACTCATTTAAACTTAAACTATGGCATTAGGAAGGTTTTTAGGACGGCATTTAAAGCCATCATCAGTTTAGAGAATTTTAAGGGTATAACATTTCTTAGAACATTTTCACCATCTCACTTTGAAAATGGGTTATGGAATAAAGGTGGAAATTGCGTGAGAACTAA is a window encoding:
- the LOC100816626 gene encoding protein trichome birefringence-like 19 — encoded protein: MKFLNIDLLCGNNTQKQTISKVTILAFIILLIFSLTTLSCSMFSYYSLLKINKYKQSNIAIDDLSEPQSSPSTPVKKCNIFSGEWVPNPEAPYYTNTTCWAIHEHQNCMKHGRPDSEFMKWRWKPNECELPIFNPLQFLEIMRGKSMAFIGDSTSRNHMQSMICLLSRVEWPIDVSQVNDLSFKRWKYLSYNFTIANFWTPHLVRAKKTDSNSVLFNVYLDEFDETWTTQIKEFDYVIINGGQWFLGPMVFYEKQKIVGCQYCDIENVTHLNLNYGIRKVFRTAFKAIISLENFKGITFLRTFSPSHFENGLWNKGGNCVRTKPFRNNETKLEGHNLELHMIQLEEFKIAKKEGIKKGLKFMLLDTTQAMLLRPDGHPNRYGYWPNENMTLYNDCVHWCLPGAIDIWSDFLLEMLKMEGMRSTSKKMLHLLKN